One window of the Oncorhynchus gorbuscha isolate QuinsamMale2020 ecotype Even-year linkage group LG17, OgorEven_v1.0, whole genome shotgun sequence genome contains the following:
- the sh3yl1 gene encoding SH3 domain-containing YSC84-like protein 1 isoform X5, translating into MNNPIPSNMKSEAKKAAKILREFTEISNRTGPDKLIPANILAKCQGLAIITVIKAGFMITARGGSGIVIARLADGRWSAPSAIGIAGLGGGFEIGVEVSDLVVILMQRRAVDSFSKGGNLTLGGNCTVAVGPMGRNVEADVALRSTAAVFTYCKSRGLFAGVSLEGSCLIERKDTNRKFYSQDIRASAILNGDVEPPPEADDLYCVLESYTDKYTTEWTAKHLAQKASGPPARPRAPATQRPASTYRTEAVKPSLYPSISAFKSGSAALSPFFPLLSSRSLSSLSSLSLSLSLSYSLSACQGCHYSL; encoded by the exons tgAATAACCCAATCCCGTCCAACATGAAGTCCGAGGCGAAGAAAGCTGCCAAGATCCTCAGAGAGTTTACTGAGATCTCCAACCGCACTGGGCCTGACAAACTCATCCcag CCAATATATTAGCCAAATGTCAGGGCCTGGCCATCATCACAGTGATCAAGGCAGGCTTCATGATCACAGCTCGAGGCGGCAGCGGTATAGTCATCGCTAGACTGGCTGACGGAC GTTGGTCTGCTCCCTCTGCCATTGGTATAGCTGGTCTGGGCGGTGGCTTTGAGATTGGAGTTGAG GTATCAGACCTGGTGGTGATTCTGATGCAGCGCAGGGCGGTGGATTCTTTCTCTAAAGGAGGGAACCTCACTCTGGGGGGCAACTGTACTGTGGCGGTAGGACCGATGGGgag gaacgTGGAGGCTGATGTAGCGCTACGTAGCACAGCAGCAGTGTTTACCTACTGTAAGTCCAGAGGCCTGTTTGCTGGAGTCTCTCTGGAGGGATCCTGCCTCATAGAACGCAAAGACACCAACCGCAA gttctACTCCCAGGACATCCGTGCGTCGGCCATATTGAATGGAGATGTAGAACCTCCCCCAGAAGCTGATGACCTGTACtgtgtcctggagagctacaCAGATAAATACACTACTGAGTGGACAGCCAAGCACCTAGCACAGAAG GCCAGTGGTCCTCCAGCTAGACCCCGAGCTCCCGCCACACAGAGACCTGCTAGCACTTACAGGACggagg CAGTGAAGCCCTCCCTCTATCCAAGCATCTCTGCTTTCAAATCTGGCAGCGCAG ctctctctcctttcttccctttgttatcctctcgttctctctcctctctctcctctctctctctctctctctctctctcctactctctatctGCGTGCCAGGGCTGTCATTACTCCTTGTAA